In a genomic window of Zingiber officinale cultivar Zhangliang chromosome 9B, Zo_v1.1, whole genome shotgun sequence:
- the LOC122022540 gene encoding actin-related protein 6-like isoform X1 translates to MSKGSVVVIDNGAGLCKAGFGGDRDPVAIVPNCVAKSPASKKWLVADELRAADTDVTSVSLRRPFDRGYLVNPELQREVWDRVIRTLLRVDPNHSSLLLVEPLFNPPSVQRVTDEIVFEDFGFRSLCVADSPSLVHLFEASRGHSHCHQTQCSLVVDCGFSFTHAAPVLQNFTLNYAVKRLDLGGKVLTNYLKELVSYRSVNVMDETLIIDHAKEKLCFVSLDVSRDLRLARRSGKQNPFKCTYVLPDGIEHTKGYVKDFDEAQRYLSLPYETLPTVSGQKEELTLSPSNLEKPEQRMKVDLLQNEFTLTNERFLVPEMLFHPADLGMNQAGLAECIVRAVNSCHPLLHPVLYESILLTGGSTLFPRFAERLKMELRPLVPDDYQVKITSQEDPILGIWRGGSLLASSPDFESMCVSKSDYEELGSTRCRRRFFH, encoded by the exons ATGTCCAAAGGGAGCGTGGTGGTCATCGACAATGGGGCGGGGCTGTGCAAGGCGGGTTTTGGCGGAGATAGGGATCCCGTGGCCATCGTCCCCAACTGCGTCGCAAAGTCTCCTGCCTCCAAGAAATGGCTGGTGGCGGACGAACTCCGCGCCGCCGACACCGACGTCACTTCCGTGTCCCTCCGGCGGCCCTTCGATCGCGGCTACCTCGTCAATCCGGAGCTCCAGAGGGAGGTGTGGGACAGAGTGATCCGAACCCTCCTTCGCGTCGACCCTAACCATTCATCGCTCCTCCTGGTGGAGCCTCTCTTCAACCCTCCTTCTGTCCAGCGCGTCACCGATGAGATCGTGTTCGAGGATTTCGGCTTCCGCTCACTCTGCGTCGCCGATTCCCCCTCCCTCGTCCACCTCTTCGAGGCGAGTCGCGGCCACTCCCACTGTCATCAGACTCAATGCAGCCTCGTGGTCGACTGCGGCTTCTCCTTCACCCACGCCGCCCCCGTGCTCCAAAACTTCACGCTCAACTACGCGGTCAAGCGCCTCGACCTCGGTGGCAAGGTCCTGACCAACTACCTCAAGGAGTTAGTCTCGTACCGCTCCGTCAACGTCATGGATGAGACCCTCATCATTGACCACGCCAAAGAGAAGCTCTGCTTCGTCTCTCTCGATGTGTCACGGGATCTCCGCCTTGCAAG GAGAAGTGGAAAACAGAACCCATTCAAGTGCACATATGTTCTCCCTGATGGTATTGAACATACTAAAGGCTATGTCAAAGACTTTGATGAAGCACAGAGGTACCTTTCTCTGCCGTATGAGACATTGCCCACAGTTTCAGGACAAAAGGAAGAGCTGACACTCTCACCCTCCAATTTGGAAAAACCAGAACAGAGGATGAAAGTTGATTTGTTGCAAAAT GAATTTACCCTGACAAATGAACGCTTCCTTGTGCCTGAGATGCTATTCCATCCTGCTGATTTAG GTATGAACCAAGCAGGATTAGCTGAATGCATTGTCCGAGCAGTTAATTCTTGTCATCCTCTTCTTCATCCTGTACTCTATGAAAG CATTCTACTGACTGGTGGAAGCACACTATTTCCTCGTTTTGCAGAGAGATT AAAAATGGAGCTTCGACCTCTCGTTCCTGATGATTATCAAGTGAAGATTACTTCACAAGAAGA TCCTATTCTAGGCATATGGAGAGGTGGTTCACTGTTAGCATCGAGCCCTGATTTTGAGTCAATGTGCGTGAGCAAGTCTGATTATGAAGAGCTTGGTTCAACTCGTTGTCGACGCCGCTTTTTCCACTGA
- the LOC122022539 gene encoding pectinesterase-like, with protein MDYGRLGSSTHSVSGNPQPSRDESKSKQRRRRFFWAGLLAAAFLLFAGGVSVTVLVMRGGNRSGSLPSRAPTQAMSQACGLTRFPALCLSSLLDYPGSFEAGVRDLVHISINMTRGRVGDAMYGASAITGTGMGKLARAAFRDCMELLGDSLEQLSDSLLVVLPPSSSALQSTEARVRGASDEDVLTWLSGAATNHDTCQEGLQQVEDPYVRGFMEDQLKDLSELLSNSLAMFSGVSRNKDFTGIPIQNKKKRRLLAAPVGDGGGDKEFPDWIGKKDRRLLQIPAANIQADMVVSKDGNGTYRTITEAVKAAPENSGRRIIIYIRAGRYTENIKIARKKTNLMLIGDGKTQTIIAGSRSVADKFTTFHTATLAATGTGFIMRDITVENTAGPEKHQAVALRVGADRAAVYRCDIRGYQDTLYVHSQRQFYRECGVYGTVDFIFGNAAAVLQRCTLSARKPLPQQKNTITAQGRKDPNQNTGISIHFCRLTAEPELEAAKADYPTYLGRPWRQYARVVYMQSSMGDHIHPAGWLEWDGAFALGTLYYGEYMNSGPGAGVAMRVNWPGFRVITLPSEASKFTVAKFIYGFSWLPMTGVAFSAGLDAL; from the exons ATGGACTACGGTCGACTCGGTTCGTCGACTCACTCTGTTTCCGGCAATCCCCAGCCGAGTCGCGACGAGTCAAAGTCAAAGCAGCGGCGGCGCCGATTCTTCTGGGCGGGTTTGCTGGCCGCCGCCTTCCTCCTCTTCGCTGGAGGCGTGTCGGTGACTGTCCTCGTTATGCGCGGCGGGAACCGGTCGGGGTCGTTGCCGAGTCGAGCGCCGACGCAGGCGATGTCGCAGGCGTGCGGGCTGACTCGGTTCCCGGCGCTGTGCCTGAGCTCGCTGCTCGACTACCCGGGCTCCTTCGAGGCCGGCGTGCGCGATTTGGTGCACATCTCCATCAACATGACGCGCGGCCGCGTCGGCGACGCGATGTACGGCGCCTCCGCGATCACCGGCACCGGAATGGGGAAGCTCGCCCGCGCCGCCTTCCGCGACTGCATGGAGCTGCTGGGCGACTCGCTGGAACAGCTCTCCGACTCGCTACTCGTCGTGCTGCCCCCGTCGTCGTCGGCCTTGCAGTCCACGGAAGCTCGGGTCAGGGGCGCCTCCGACGAGGACGTGCTGACGTGGCTGAGCGGCGCGGCGACGAACCACGACACGTGCCAGGAAGGGCTGCAGCAGGTGGAGGATCCCTACGTGAGGGGGTTCATGGAGGACCAGTTGAAGGACCTCTCTGAGCTCCTCAGCAATAGTCTCGCCATGTTCTCCGGCGTCAGCCGGAACAAGGACTTCACCGGCATTCCCATCCAGAACAAAAAGAAGAGAAGGCTCCTCGCCGCCCCCGTcggcgacggcggcggcgacAAAGAATTCCCGGATTGGATTGGGAAGAAGGACCGGCGGCTTCTTCAGATACCGGCGGCGAACATCCAGGCCGACATGGTGGTGTCCAAGGATGGGAACGGCACCTACAGGACAATCACTGAGGCCGTCAAGGCCGCGCCGGAGAACAGCGGCCGGCGAATCATCATCTACATCAGGGCGGGCCGGTACACTGAGAATATCAAGATTGcgaggaagaagacaaacctcatgCTCATCGGCGACGGCAAAACCCAGACCATCATCGCCGGATCCCGCAGCGTCGCCGACAAATTCACTACCTTCCACACCGCCACGCTAG CGGCGACGGGGACGGGGTTCATTATGAGGGACATAACGGTGGAGAACACGGCGGGGCCGGAAAAGCACCAGGCGGTGGCGCTGCGGGTGGGGGCGGACCGCGCGGCGGTGTACAGGTGCGACATCAGGGGATACCAGGACACGCTGTACGTGCACTCGCAGCGGCAATTCTACCGGGAGTGCGGCGTCTACGGAACCGTGGACTTCATCTTCGGCAACGCGGCGGCGGTGCTGCAGCGCTGCACTCTGTCGGCGCGCAAGCCGCTGCCGCAGCAGAAGAACACCATCACGGCGCAGGGCCGGAAGGACCCCAACCAGAACACCGGCATCTCCATCCACTTCTGCCGGCTGACGGCGGAGCCGGAGCTGGAGGCGGCCAAGGCCGACTACCCCACCTACCTGGGCCGGCCGTGGAGGCAGTACGCCAGGGTGGTGTACATGCAATCCTCCATGGGGGACCACATCCACCCCGCCGGGTGGCTGGAGTGGGACGGCGCCTTCGCCCTCGGCACCCTCTACTACGGCGAGTACATGAACTCCGGCCCCGGCGCCGGCGTCGCCATGCGCGTCAACTGGCCCGGCTTCAGAGTCATCACTCTGCCGTCCGAGGCGAGCAAGTTCACGGTGGCCAAGTTCATCTACGGCTTTTCGTGGCTACCGATGACCGGCGTGGCTTTCTCTGCCGGGCTAGACGCCTTGTGA
- the LOC122022540 gene encoding actin-related protein 6-like isoform X3 — protein sequence MSKGSVVVIDNGAGLCKAGFGGDRDPVAIVPNCVAKSPASKKWLVADELRAADTDVTSVSLRRPFDRGYLVNPELQREVWDRVIRTLLRVDPNHSSLLLVEPLFNPPSVQRVTDEIVFEDFGFRSLCVADSPSLVHLFEASRGHSHCHQTQCSLVVDCGFSFTHAAPVLQNFTLNYAVKRLDLGGKVLTNYLKELVSYRSVNVMDETLIIDHAKEKLCFVSLDVSRDLRLARRSGKQNPFKCTYVLPDGIEHTKGYVKDFDEAQRYLSLPYETLPTVSGQKEELTLSPSNLEKPEQRMKVDLLQNEFTLTNERFLVPEMLFHPADLGMNQAGLAECIVRAVNSCHPLLHPVLYESPVAAFY from the exons ATGTCCAAAGGGAGCGTGGTGGTCATCGACAATGGGGCGGGGCTGTGCAAGGCGGGTTTTGGCGGAGATAGGGATCCCGTGGCCATCGTCCCCAACTGCGTCGCAAAGTCTCCTGCCTCCAAGAAATGGCTGGTGGCGGACGAACTCCGCGCCGCCGACACCGACGTCACTTCCGTGTCCCTCCGGCGGCCCTTCGATCGCGGCTACCTCGTCAATCCGGAGCTCCAGAGGGAGGTGTGGGACAGAGTGATCCGAACCCTCCTTCGCGTCGACCCTAACCATTCATCGCTCCTCCTGGTGGAGCCTCTCTTCAACCCTCCTTCTGTCCAGCGCGTCACCGATGAGATCGTGTTCGAGGATTTCGGCTTCCGCTCACTCTGCGTCGCCGATTCCCCCTCCCTCGTCCACCTCTTCGAGGCGAGTCGCGGCCACTCCCACTGTCATCAGACTCAATGCAGCCTCGTGGTCGACTGCGGCTTCTCCTTCACCCACGCCGCCCCCGTGCTCCAAAACTTCACGCTCAACTACGCGGTCAAGCGCCTCGACCTCGGTGGCAAGGTCCTGACCAACTACCTCAAGGAGTTAGTCTCGTACCGCTCCGTCAACGTCATGGATGAGACCCTCATCATTGACCACGCCAAAGAGAAGCTCTGCTTCGTCTCTCTCGATGTGTCACGGGATCTCCGCCTTGCAAG GAGAAGTGGAAAACAGAACCCATTCAAGTGCACATATGTTCTCCCTGATGGTATTGAACATACTAAAGGCTATGTCAAAGACTTTGATGAAGCACAGAGGTACCTTTCTCTGCCGTATGAGACATTGCCCACAGTTTCAGGACAAAAGGAAGAGCTGACACTCTCACCCTCCAATTTGGAAAAACCAGAACAGAGGATGAAAGTTGATTTGTTGCAAAAT GAATTTACCCTGACAAATGAACGCTTCCTTGTGCCTGAGATGCTATTCCATCCTGCTGATTTAG GTATGAACCAAGCAGGATTAGCTGAATGCATTGTCCGAGCAGTTAATTCTTGTCATCCTCTTCTTCATCCTGTACTCTATGAAAG TCCTGTTGCAGCATTCTACTGA
- the LOC122022540 gene encoding actin-related protein 6-like isoform X2, with protein MSKGSVVVIDNGAGLCKAGFGGDRDPVAIVPNCVAKSPASKKWLVADELRAADTDVTSVSLRRPFDRGYLVNPELQREVWDRVIRTLLRVDPNHSSLLLVEPLFNPPSVQRVTDEIVFEDFGFRSLCVADSPSLVHLFEASRGHSHCHQTQCSLVVDCGFSFTHAAPVLQNFTLNYAVKRLDLGGKVLTNYLKELVSYRSVNVMDETLIIDHAKEKLCFVSLDVSRDLRLARRSGKQNPFKCTYVLPDGIEHTKGYVKDFDEAQRYLSLPYETLPTVSGQKEELTLSPSNLEKPEQRMKVDLLQNEFTLTNERFLVPEMLFHPADLGMNQAGLAECIVRAVNSCHPLLHPVLYERVYVVFAFL; from the exons ATGTCCAAAGGGAGCGTGGTGGTCATCGACAATGGGGCGGGGCTGTGCAAGGCGGGTTTTGGCGGAGATAGGGATCCCGTGGCCATCGTCCCCAACTGCGTCGCAAAGTCTCCTGCCTCCAAGAAATGGCTGGTGGCGGACGAACTCCGCGCCGCCGACACCGACGTCACTTCCGTGTCCCTCCGGCGGCCCTTCGATCGCGGCTACCTCGTCAATCCGGAGCTCCAGAGGGAGGTGTGGGACAGAGTGATCCGAACCCTCCTTCGCGTCGACCCTAACCATTCATCGCTCCTCCTGGTGGAGCCTCTCTTCAACCCTCCTTCTGTCCAGCGCGTCACCGATGAGATCGTGTTCGAGGATTTCGGCTTCCGCTCACTCTGCGTCGCCGATTCCCCCTCCCTCGTCCACCTCTTCGAGGCGAGTCGCGGCCACTCCCACTGTCATCAGACTCAATGCAGCCTCGTGGTCGACTGCGGCTTCTCCTTCACCCACGCCGCCCCCGTGCTCCAAAACTTCACGCTCAACTACGCGGTCAAGCGCCTCGACCTCGGTGGCAAGGTCCTGACCAACTACCTCAAGGAGTTAGTCTCGTACCGCTCCGTCAACGTCATGGATGAGACCCTCATCATTGACCACGCCAAAGAGAAGCTCTGCTTCGTCTCTCTCGATGTGTCACGGGATCTCCGCCTTGCAAG GAGAAGTGGAAAACAGAACCCATTCAAGTGCACATATGTTCTCCCTGATGGTATTGAACATACTAAAGGCTATGTCAAAGACTTTGATGAAGCACAGAGGTACCTTTCTCTGCCGTATGAGACATTGCCCACAGTTTCAGGACAAAAGGAAGAGCTGACACTCTCACCCTCCAATTTGGAAAAACCAGAACAGAGGATGAAAGTTGATTTGTTGCAAAAT GAATTTACCCTGACAAATGAACGCTTCCTTGTGCCTGAGATGCTATTCCATCCTGCTGATTTAG GTATGAACCAAGCAGGATTAGCTGAATGCATTGTCCGAGCAGTTAATTCTTGTCATCCTCTTCTTCATCCTGTACTCTATGAAAG GGTGTATGTTGTTTTTGCCTTTTTGTGA